From Flavobacterium lipolyticum, one genomic window encodes:
- a CDS encoding YihY/virulence factor BrkB family protein, translated as MSKEIEERIEKVPVVRSVVRFFKRIKLPWLEGFSLYDLLEMYTIGIIEGAFSYHASAVSFSFFMALFPFALFILNLIPFIPIEGFQQDFLQFVQQGVPPNTYEAISKIISDILNNSHSGLLSSGFLLSIFLMANGINGILSGFESSKHVFDKRGFLNQYLVALAISLIMTIILFVTVATIVVFEVFIQKTIIQDVLSDRIPLIILGRYLFVVLMILITSSLLLRYGTRQYNKVPFISIGSVFTTILIVISSFFFGIWVIKFSKYNELYGSIGTLLILMFYIWINCMILLLGFELNATIRKLKQKKNK; from the coding sequence ATGTCAAAAGAGATAGAAGAGCGGATTGAGAAAGTTCCTGTGGTGCGATCTGTAGTTCGTTTTTTCAAGAGAATAAAATTACCCTGGCTTGAAGGTTTTTCGTTATATGATTTGCTTGAAATGTATACCATCGGTATTATTGAAGGAGCATTTTCGTATCATGCGAGTGCTGTTTCGTTCAGCTTCTTTATGGCTTTATTTCCTTTTGCATTATTTATTTTAAACTTAATTCCCTTTATTCCTATTGAAGGATTTCAGCAGGACTTTTTGCAGTTTGTGCAACAGGGAGTTCCTCCGAATACCTATGAGGCGATCAGTAAGATTATAAGTGATATTTTAAACAACAGTCACTCCGGTTTATTGTCGTCGGGATTTTTGCTTTCGATATTTTTAATGGCAAATGGTATTAACGGTATTCTGAGCGGTTTCGAATCCTCGAAACATGTCTTTGATAAACGCGGTTTTCTGAATCAGTATCTGGTGGCGCTGGCAATTTCACTCATCATGACGATTATATTGTTTGTAACAGTAGCAACAATTGTTGTTTTTGAGGTATTCATTCAAAAAACAATCATTCAGGATGTGTTAAGCGATCGCATTCCGTTGATTATTTTGGGGCGATATTTATTCGTTGTTTTAATGATTCTGATAACCTCTTCACTATTATTGCGTTATGGTACGAGGCAATATAACAAAGTGCCTTTTATAAGTATTGGGTCTGTTTTTACAACTATTTTAATTGTGATATCCTCATTCTTTTTTGGGATTTGGGTTATAAAATTCTCAAAATATAACGAACTTTATGGTTCGATAGGTACATTATTAATTCTAATGTTTTATATTTGGATAAACTGTATGATTCTGCTTTTGGGATTTGAATTGAATGCCACTATCAGAAAATTAAAACAAAAAAAAAATAAATAA
- the nadC gene encoding carboxylating nicotinate-nucleotide diphosphorylase, whose translation MISEEQFQSELQLLISNAIREDVGTGDYSSLACIPDTAHGQAKLLVKDQGIIAGVALAKMIFEYVDPKLKMKVFIEDGTHVEYGDVVFEVSGSSQSILKAERVVLNSMQRMSAIATKTDQYVQLLDGTGAKILDTRKTTPNFRVAEKWAVKIGGGENHRFALYDMVMLKDNHIDFAGGITLAIKKTKEYLKENNLDLKIIVEARNLDEIREILLSEGVHRILIDNFNYEDTKTAVQLIGNKCQTESSGNINEKTIREYGLCGVDYISSGALTHSVYNMDLSLKAF comes from the coding sequence ATGATTAGCGAAGAACAGTTTCAAAGCGAATTACAATTATTAATCAGCAATGCAATTCGGGAAGATGTAGGTACGGGAGATTACAGTTCACTGGCTTGTATTCCGGACACGGCACATGGGCAGGCTAAATTACTGGTGAAAGACCAGGGAATTATTGCCGGTGTTGCATTGGCGAAAATGATTTTTGAATACGTAGATCCGAAATTAAAAATGAAAGTTTTTATAGAAGACGGAACTCATGTAGAATATGGTGATGTAGTTTTTGAAGTTTCAGGAAGTTCTCAGTCTATTTTAAAAGCAGAGAGAGTGGTTTTGAACAGTATGCAGCGTATGTCGGCCATTGCGACCAAAACGGATCAGTATGTGCAGCTATTGGATGGAACCGGAGCTAAAATATTAGATACCCGTAAAACGACTCCAAATTTCAGAGTTGCCGAAAAATGGGCTGTCAAGATTGGAGGAGGAGAAAACCATCGTTTTGCATTGTATGATATGGTTATGCTGAAAGACAATCATATTGATTTTGCAGGAGGAATTACATTGGCAATCAAGAAAACCAAAGAGTATTTAAAAGAGAATAATTTAGATTTAAAAATTATTGTTGAGGCCAGAAATTTAGATGAGATTCGCGAAATTTTATTAAGTGAAGGCGTTCACAGAATTCTAATCGATAATTTTAATTACGAAGACACTAAAACAGCAGTGCAATTAATAGGCAATAAATGCCAGACGGAATCTTCAGGCAATATTAATGAAAAAACAATTCGTGAATACGGACTCTGCGGTGTCGATTACATTTCGTCAGGAGCACTAACGCATTCTGTTTATAACATGGATTTAAGTTTGAAGGCTTTTTAA